From a single Cydia amplana chromosome 22, ilCydAmpl1.1, whole genome shotgun sequence genomic region:
- the LOC134658529 gene encoding facilitated trehalose transporter Tret1-like: QCYVTGAVCFNIIGHGCMLGFPGVLLPQLHQPDSPIVLSKEMESWIASVLAISMFFGNFLTPPIMGRLGRKAAHYAVTLPVMVGWIVLILATNPEALLIGRILHGISMGMMMPLRSVLIGEYTSPHNRGGFLTTIALAQCLGILLVHFIGSILSFQLTALISLFFSFISLLMTIYSPESPSWLATRGQYDKCRKVFIWLRGEEEIPELDKMIATSKQLEEQQTKRGLKEIVSIAKKKEFYKPVLLMLALYIIVNFAGGTMFAAYSTRILHLLMGPDINAHFWMVALDTQRLFFNIGAVYVINKTSRRFMLFATGALCAGSHLAQAAYVFAKTNHLLPFDSIWIPGILVNLQVLSVAVGMVPLPSVIAGEVFPLQYRSLAGSTSLIGISFSIFLALKTFPGLISSVGLHGTYVLYAGIITAGLVVAWFLLPETRGKTLQQIEERFRGERCAPEHEEVEILNGSEKKDMFP; encoded by the exons CAGTGCTACGTGACGGGGGCGGTGTGCTTCAACATCATTGGCCACGGCTGCATGCTGGGGTTCCCAGGAGTGCTGCTGCCGCAGCTTCACCAGCCGGACTCACCCATCGTACTGAGCAAGGAGATGGAGTCTTGGATAG CATCAGTGTTGGCGATATCAATGTTCTTCGGCAACTTCTTGACACCTCCAATCATGGGCCGGCTGGGACGTAAAGCAGCACATTACGCCGTCACGCTGCCTGTCATGGTGGGATGGATCGTCCTGATACTCGCCACAAACCCCGAG GCGCTACTCATCGGCCGAATACTCCACGGCATCTCAATGGGCATGATGATGCCTCTCCGCTCCGTGCTCATCGGCGAGTACACCAGCCCACACAACCGCGGCGGGTTCCTCACCACCATCGCCCTCGCCCAGTGCTTAGGCATCCTCTTGGTCCACTTCATCGGCTCCATCCTCAGTTTCCAGCTGACAGCTCTCATCTCTCTATTCTTCTCCTTCATCAGTCTCCTCATGACTATTTACTCTCCGGAATCACCAAGCTGGCTTGCGACTCGGGGACAATATGACAAGTGCAGAAAAGTCTTCATATGGCTGAGGGGAGAAGAGGAGATACCGGAGCTTGATAAGATGATTGCAACCAGCAAACAGTTGGAGGAACAACAAACAAAGCGGGGCCTGAAGGAGATTGTATCAATTGCGAAGAAGAAAGAATTCTACAAGCCTGTTTTACTCATGTTGGCCTTATACATCATAGTGAACTTCGCGGGAGGTACAATGTTTGCTGCGTATTCCACAAGAATTTTACATTTGCTCATGGGCCCTGATATTAATGCTCACTTCTGGATGGTTGCGTTGGATACGCAAAGATTATTCTTTAACATCGGCGCAGTTTAcgttataaataaaactagtagGAGGTTCATGTTGTTTGCTACAGGAGCTCTCTGTGCTGGAAGCCATCTTGCTCAGGCTGCTTACGTCTTCGCAAAAACGAACCATTTGCTGCCTTTTGACTCTATATGGATACCTGGAATCCTAGTGAACCTGCAAGTTCTGTCCGTTGCAGTAGGAATGGTTCCGTTGCCAAGCGTGATAGCTGGCGAAGTCTTTCCCTTACAATACAGAAGCCTCGCTGGAAGCACAAGCTTAATAGGAAtttctttttcaatatttttagctCTTAAAACTTTTCCTGGTCTGATATCCTCTGTAGGTTTACATGGGACGTATGTGCTGTATGCAGGGATAATTACAGCAGGTCTAGTGGTGGCGTGGTTCTTACTGCCGGAGACGAGAGGCAAGACGCTGCAGCAGATCGAGGAGCGTTTCAGAGGAGAACGTTGTGCGCCTGAACATGAAGAAGTAGAAATACTAAATGGATCTGAGAAGAAAGACATGTTTCCTTAA
- the LOC134658284 gene encoding facilitated trehalose transporter Tret1-like, with translation MICGNFMVPALMTRGGRKVALYVVTLTMMLGWCTIILGHSYELLVLGRILQGLSFGMFMPLRSIFIGECTSPRYRGGFLSTSTLAQTFGLLFVHLIGSLISYQMTALCSISFAIISLFLAVISPESPSWLATRGQYDRCRKNFIWYRGEEEIPELEKMIQSVKLLETKQRTEQYKLKEMMAVATRREFYKPIFLMFALYILMTYSGGLIMGAYSVTILQLLLGPSINAHLWMVALDFQRLIFSIIAVYVINKVRRRTMLFSVGVLCAGSQLAMGAYVFARTKGYLSFDSLWVPGILINLQMLSVSMGMQPLPFVIAGEVFPLQYRGLGGSIGLIAQCGSVFIVLKAFPSLIGLAGLHGTFTVYAGVIIACMAVAWVLLPETSGRTLQQIEEHFRGAPLPDPEADVRESAPLNSVDKRGSKTSQTLMPGCNGIERVSLEETEPVGTVK, from the exons ATGATCTGCGGTAACTTCATGGTGCCAGCATTGATGACGCGCGGAGGAAGGAAGGTGGCGCTCTACGTAGTGACCCTCACCATGATGCTGGGCTGGTGCACCATCATTCTGGGTCACAGCTATGAG TTGCTGGTGTTAGGCAGGATACTCCAAGGTCTGTCGTTTGGCATGTTTATGCCACTCCGCTCCATCTTCATCGGCGAGTGCACCAGCCCACGGTACCGTGGCGGATTCCTCTCCACTTCTACACTAGCCCAGACCTTCGGCCTCCTATTCGTCCATCTCATCGGGTCACTCATCAGCTACCAGATGACAGCTCTCTGTTCCATATCCTTCGCTATCATCAGTCTCTTCTTAGCCGTAATCTCGCCAGAATCTCCAAGCTGGCTGGCGACAAGAGGACAATACGACAGATGCAGAAAGAACTTCATATGGTATAGAGGAGAAGAAGAAATACCAGAGCTGGAGAAGATGATACAGAGCGTTAAGCTTTTAGAAACAAAACAGAGAACTGAGCAGTACAAACTTAAAGAGATGATGGCTGTAGCGACGAGAAGGGAATTCTACAAACCTATATTCCTCATGTTTGCCTTGTACATTCTGATGACGTATTCGGGAGGATTGATAATGGGAGCATACTCAGTTACGATTCTGCAGCTTCTGCTTGGACCTAGCATTAATGCCCATTTATGGATGGTGGCATTAGACTTCCAGAGACTAATCTTCAGTATAATTGCAGTTTATGTGATAAACAAAGTTAGAAGGAGAACAATGTTGTTCAGTGTTGGGGTGCTCTGTGCTGGTAGTCAGCTAGCTATGGGCGCTTACGTCTTCGCTAGAACTAAGGGGTATTTGTCGTTTGATTCTTTATGGGTTCCTGGTATACTTATAAACCTGCAGATGTTGAGTGTGTCAATGGGAATGCAGCCACTGCCGTTTGTTATAGCTGGGGAAGTATTTCCTTTGCAATACAGAGGTTTGGGTGGAAGTATCGGTTTAATAGCTCAGTGTGGGTCTGTCTTTATTGTTCTTAAGGCATTTCCTAGTTTAATAGGCCTAGCGGGTCTCCATGGAACATTTACTGTGTATGCTGGAGTGATAATTGCTTGTATGGCGGTGGCGTGGGTGCTATTACCGGAGACAAGCGGCAGGACTTTGCAGCAGATTGAAGAACACTTCAGGGGGGCTCCGCTCCCGGACCCTGAGGCTGATGTCAGGGAGTCAGCACCTTTGAATAGTGTAGATAAAAGAGGCAGTAAAACTAGTCAAACATTAATGCCAGGCTGCAATGGGATAGAGAGAGTAAGTTTAGAAGAAACTGAACCTGTTGGTACAGTTAAATAA
- the LOC134658444 gene encoding facilitated trehalose transporter Tret1-like encodes MIQGLSFGMFLPLRSVYIGECSSPRYRGGFLTSSVLAQIFGVLFVHFTGSLISYQLTALCSIFFALISIILTIYLPESPSWLATKGQYERCRENFIWLRAEDEMPELEKMIETVNLLETQESTRNKFRELIAVVKKKEFFKPILLLFTLYIMLSCGGAPVMGAYSVTILELLMPKANANFWMVALDCQRLLFTSAAVFVINKVRRRPMLFFIGSLCAGSQLLMGAYVFAKNNDYLPFDSLWIPGVLISVQMLSISMGMQPLPAVIAGEVCPLQHRSLAGGIGLTALSVSAFVVLKTFPGLISVVGLEGTLAVYAGVIAACLAVAWVLLPETSGRTLQQIEEHFRGTPLLEPQSDEEKPLTYAAQPVYFSIQK; translated from the coding sequence ATGATTCAAGGCTTATCGTTCGGCATGTTCTTGCCTCTCCGCTCCGTGTACATCGGCGAGTGCTCCAGCCCGCGCTACCGCGGCGGGTTCCTCACGTCTTCAGTCCTCGCCCAGATCTTCGGCGTCCTATTCGTCCATTTCACCGGATCCCTCATCAGCTACCAGCTAACGGCCCTTTGCTCCATATTCTTCGCTTTAATCAGCATCATCTTGACGATATACTTGCCAGAATCTCCGAGCTGGCTCGCAACTAAAGGACAGTATGAGAGGTGCAGAGAGAACTTTATATGGCTAAGAGCGGAGGATGAAATGCCTGAGCTGGAGAAAATGATAGAAACTGTTAATCTTTTGGAGACGCAAGAGAGTACTCGAAACAAATTTAGAGAATTAATTGCAGTAGTAAAGAAGAAAGAATTCTTCAAGCCAATTTTGCTATTATTTACCTTGTATATTATGCTTAGTTGTGGCGGGGCACCAGTGATGGGAGCGTACTCGGTGACGATTTTAGAACTGCTGATGCCCAAAGCCAACGCTAACTTCTGGATGGTAGCTTTAGACTGCCAGAGGCTACTCTTTACTAGTGCAGCTGTTTTTGTAATTAACAAAGTTAGAAGAAGACCAATGCTGTTCTTCATTGGATCTCTCTGTGCCGGTAGCCAGCTCTTGATGGGAGCTTACGTCTTCGCGAAGAACAATGACTACTTGCCTTTCGATTCTTTGTGGATACCCGGTGTACTTATCAGCGTCCAAATGTTGAGTATATCCATGGGAATGCAGCCGCTGCCTGCCGTGATAGCAGGCGAGGTATGTCCTTTGCAACATAGGAGTCTTGCGGGGGGCATTGGTTTGACAGCACTGAGTGTGTCTGCTTTTGTTGTGCTTAAGACTTTTCCTGGTCTGATATCCGTGGTGGGTCTGGAAGGAACGTTGGCGGTGTATGCTGGGGTTATAGCGGCGTGCCTGGCGGTGGCGTGGGTGCTGCTGCCGGAGACGAGCGGCCGGACGCTGCAGCAGATCGAGGAGCACTTCAGAGGGACGCCACTCTTGGAACCTCAAAGTGACGAGGAGAAACCATTGACATATGCGGCGCAACCCGTTTACTTCTCTAttcaaaaatga